The Triticum dicoccoides isolate Atlit2015 ecotype Zavitan chromosome 6A, WEW_v2.0, whole genome shotgun sequence genome has a window encoding:
- the LOC119317818 gene encoding 5'-3' exoribonuclease-like gives MTTTRPAATTEEEEEEEAVVAASAAANAAPPDADDREQQKKVRARKKKKRRRAPSEEELAALRSVLRWARRGEAGDDDAADCGGHLLPAGRRRPRVAVELHAHSTRSDGSLSPAALVERAHRNGVKVFALTDHDTMAGVAEAMETAKEFSIRIIPAVEISAVYSPSNGSGANEPVHVLAYYGSWGPAKSQELEKVLSSIREGRYTRAKEMLSKLRNLGMPLNFEDVSNIAGSGVAPGRVHVARAMVEAGYVDNLRQAFSRYLYDGGPAYATGSEPAGESVVQLICRTGGIAVLAHPWALKNPVPVIKDLKAAGLHAIEVYRSNGKLSGLSDLADTYELLKLGGSDYHGRDDKEEPDIGSVDLPVLAFFRFLEAAQPIWCNAIKEIFANATERTGLNGPKGCHRTNSVDDLCNTCLSSPELGETDDSEAEVLRTEFADIILSNRSCKTLIEQRAEITSLLH, from the exons ATGACGACGACGCGCCCCGCCGCTACgaccgaggaagaggaagaggaggaggcggtggtggccgcCTCTGCAGCGGCCAATGCCGCGCCACCGGACGCAGACGATCGGGAGCAGCAGAAGAAGGttcgggcgaggaagaagaagaagcgtcgGAGGGCGCCGAGCGAGGAGGAGCTGGCCGCGCTGAGGTCCGTGCTCCGCTGGGCCCGCCGCGGCGAGGCGGGCGACGACGATGCGGCGGACTGTGGTGGGCACCTGTtgccggcggggaggcggcggccgcgCGTGGCGGTGGAGCTGCATGCGCACTCGACGCGCAGCGACGGCTCGCTCTCGCCCGCGGCGCTCGTGGAGCGCGCGCACCGCAACGGG GTGAAAGTGTTCGCGCTAACTGATCATGACACCATGGCGGGTGTCGCGGAGGCGATGGAGACTGCAAAGGAATTTTCCATCAGGATCATCCCTGCTGTTGAGATAAGTGCAGTTTATTCGCCTAG TAATGGATCAGGAGCCAATGAACCTGTTCATGTTCTTGCATACTACGGTAGTTGGGGCCCTGCTAAATCTCAGGAACTGGAGAAGGTTCTATCTAGCATCAGGGAGGGCCGCTATACACGTGCCAAGGAGATGCTATCGAAACTTAGGAACCTCGGCATGCCATTGAACTTCGAAGATGTATCTAATATAGCAGGGAGTGGGGTGGCTCCAGGGCGGGTGCACGTTGCGCGTGCCATGGTTGAAGCTGGATATGTTGATAATCTTAGGCAAGCTTTCAGCAGGTACTTGTACGATGGAGGGCCTGCTTATGCTAC TGGTAGTGAGCCAGCTGGGGAATCTGTTGTGCAGCTAATATGTAGAACTGGGGGCATAGCTGTTTTGGCTCATCCGTGGGCATTGAAAAATCCTGTTCCTGTGATAAAGGATTTGAAGGCTGCTGGTCTGCATGCTATTGAGGTCTATCGAAGCAATGGGAAACTATCTG GATTGAGTGATCTGGCTGATACTTATGAGCTTCTGAAGCTCGGTGGATCAGATTACCATGGACGAGATGACAAGGAAGAACCTGATATAGGAAGTGTTGATCTTCCGGTCTTGGCATTTTTTAGATTTCTTGAGGCAGCTCAACCAATTTGGTGCAATGCTATCAAGGAAATTTTTGCAAACGCCACTGAAAGAACTGGCTTGAATGGCCCAAAAGGATGTCATCGGACTAACTCTGTAGATGATTTATGTAATACGTGCCTTTCTTCTCCAGAACTGGGGGAAACAGATGATTCTGAGGCTGAGGTCCTCAGGACGGAATTTGCGGACATTATCCTCAGCAACAGAAGCTGCAAGACGCTTATTGAACAGCGAGCGGAAATCACCTCTCTTCTCCACTGA